One Myxococcaceae bacterium JPH2 genomic window, GCCACCAACTCCAGCCAGCTCAAGACGGCGCTCCAGTCCATCGTCGATGACGTGCAGAGCCGCAACATCTCGTTCGCCTCCGCCGCCATCTCGTCCTTCCAGACGGGAAACTCCACGCTCAGCGCCCTGATGCCGCGTCTGGCCCCGGGCCAGTCCAACGCCGCGTGGAAGGGCGACCTCTGGCGCTTCAACCAGTTCAACGAGTTCGTGCAGGACGTGGATAAGAACGGCGACGGCGACAAGGCGGACATCTTCGTCGTGGACCAGGACAATGACGTCGTCGTCGAGGACAACAACGGCGCGTTCGTCAAGGACGGCGGCAGCACGCCCGCGCGCCAGTACTGGGAGGCCCGCCGGGGACTGCTGGCGCGCACCACGGACTCGCGAAAAATCTACACGGTGACGGACTCGAACCACGACGGCCGCATCACCTCCGACGACGCGGTCATCGAGTTCTCCAAGGCCAACGCGGCCACCCTCCAGGACTACCTGGGCGTGCTGGGCACGGGCATCTGCCCGAAGCTCCTGGCCGCCTCGCCGCTGGACATCGATGACGGCAGCCTGCTGGGCAGCCTCAAGCTCAGTCGCGCGGACGCGGCGACCGCGGTGGGCCTCACCGTGCCCTCGGTGATTGATCAGGCGTGGCTCGACTCCCTCTGTGTCCGCACGCTCATCGAGTACGTGCGCGGACGAGACCTGGCCGACGAGGACGAGGACAACAACCGCACCGAGCCCCGCATCTCCGTGCTGGGCGACATCTTCCACTCGTCCCCCGTGGTGGTGGATCCGCCGGTGGACAAGTTCATCTGCGACCTGGGTCTGCACAACCAGTGCGCACGCACGCTCTACAGCCAGCAACTGGGCGTGGTCGCCACGCCGCTCGAGAACGAGAGCATCTCCCGCTGCGGCAACACGCTCACCGTGGATGCCTACGACGCGTTCCTGAACCGCTACCGCCTGCGCGACAAGCTCGTGCTGGTGGGCGCCAACGACGGCATGCTGCACGCGTTCCGGGACAGCACGGCCTCGGAGACCTGCGTGAGCGGCCTCCCCATGGTGTCCTATACCCCCAGCACGGGTGACGAGGTCTGGGCCTTCATTCCCCCCGACCTCCTGTCGCGCCTGCACGAGCTGGCGTCCGGCCACAACTACTACGTGGACGGCGACATCATGGTCCGCGACATCTGGGCGGACGGCTCCGGCGGCACGCCGAGCGACAGCAAGAAGCAGTCGAACGAGTTCCACACGCTGGCCATCCTGTCCGAGGGACGCGGCGGCGTTCACTACCTCGCGCTGGAGCTGACGGCGGACGCGACCAACCAGTTCCAGGCCCCGAAGCTGCGGTGGATGTATCCCCAGCCGGACTCTGCGGAGGCCGCGCTGTTCGGCAAGACGCTGTTCGCGCTCAGCCCCAAGCCGCCGCCCGTGGGCCCTCTGCTGGTGGCGGGTACCTCATCGGATCCGACCCGCTACGGCACTTCCGCCCAGGAGCGCTGGATGGTGGCGCTGTCCGGCGGCTGGTCTCCTTCTCAGGAGAAGGGCCGCGGCGTGTACATGGTGGATGCGTGGGAGCCGCAGGTGAACGGCCGAGGTGACAACCTCTGGTGGAAGTTCGAGTTCAACCCGAACGCCACCGGCCAGCAGGCCAGCCCGAGCCGTGCGCTCACCGACGGCGTGGTGGCCCCCGTCGCGCTGGTGGACTTCGGCGCGAAGGGTCGCGTGGAGGCGGACGGCTTCTTCGACACCGCCGTGTTCGGCGACATGCGCGGCCAGCTCTGGGTGGCGCGCATGTCCACGGTGGGCGTGGTGGACACCACCACGAAGCTCATCGGCAACTGGAGCGCGGCCCGAGCCTTCCAGCAGGACCGCGACGCGACGGGAGGAGGCGGCGGCAACAGCATCCGAAACGTGTCGCCCTTCTTCTACGTGCCCTCCATCGGCATCCAGGCGGACGAGGGTGTGATGCGCGCGCTCGTGGGCACGGGTGACCGCTACTCGCTGCTCGACGCGAACGCGGGCGGCTGCCGCTTCGACAATCCCCAGGCCTGCGCGAAGTACCAGTGCACGCAGGTGGAGACGGACTACGCCGTCAACCGCAAGGGACTCAACGTCCTCCACTCGCGGCACCTCTGGCAGTCGGGGGAACTCAACACGGCCGACCTCTCGGTGGGCAGCTCCTCGCAGCCGGACTGCGGCAACCCGGGCGACACGGTGGTGACGGCCTCGTTCACCAAGGAGCAGGTGCTGGGCTGCCCAGGCGGACCCGCGGGCGGCTACGTGAACCTGCGCCCGAAGTCCGCTGCCTGCGGCCGCACGCCCGAGGGATTCTTCCGCTGCGAGGTCACCTCGACGTCCGACACGATGTACTCGGACCTGGACCTCACCATCCCCGGAGCCGCGCTGACGGGCCTGGGCAAGAACCGCTTCTATGGCGTGCGCGTCTACGGCGGTCCCAACCAGACGTTCGAGGAGAACCTCACCACGTACTCGGCGGGCGGCCCGCTGACGGCCAGCGCCTTCGACGACCGGCGCCTCACGGACCGGAACAGCGCGAGCCCCACCGCGGGTGACCTGGTGGACGTGACGAACACCACGTGCGCGGTGACCGGCGCGTGCACGGGCAGCATGGCGACGCGCTCGGGCGCGGGCTGGTTCCTTGAGTACACCGATGGCCTGTCGCACAAGACGGCGGGCGGTGCGTCCACCGTGGCGAGCTGCACGCTGTGGAACTCGCTCTACCCGTCCAACGACAGCGCGGTGTGCAGCAACTCCTCGGCCAAGAGCCGGTTCTTCCAGGCGGACTTCATCACGGGCGCGCCCAACTGCGCCGCGTCCTTCAAGCAGTCGGGAGGCTACGTGCGCTACCAGGAGCGCTCGGTGCTGGCGCCGCCTCCGGAGCCCGCCACGGCGGTGATGGTGTCTCCGGGTGGCAAGGTGAAGTACAGCACCGTCCTCCAGGAGCCCGGGAAGAAGCAGGCCACCACGGTGGACGTGAGCCAGAGCAGCGACGTGCTCCAGAATATCTACGAGCTGCCGCTGACGCGTGACCAGCACGAGTGCCGCCACGTGGATCCGGCCCGCTGCGCCGCGGCCCCCTGAGACCGCGCTCCGCTCCGATGCAGCATCTCGCGGCCCGGTGCGCCCCTCGTGGCGCGCCGGGCCGTGTCGTTTCGTCTCCACCGCTCCGTGCGCGGGCGCGGCATACTTCGCCCATGCCCACACTCGAAGATGCCATCTCGCTCGCCACGGCGGCGCACCGAGGCCAGCGCGACAAGGCGGGCCAGCCCTACATCCTCCACCCGCTGCGGGTGATGTTCCGCGTGCACTCGGACCTCGAGCGCACCGTCGCGGTGCTCCACGACGTTGTCGAGGACACGCCCTACACGCCCGAGAAGCTCCGCGAGCTGGGCTACGGCGAGGACGTGCTCAGCGCGCTGGACTGCCTCACGCGCCGCAAGAGCGAGAGCTACGAGGCCTTCATCGAGCGGCTGCGGCCCCACCCGCTCGCCCGTCGCGTGAAGCTCGCGGACCTGGAGGACAACATGGACGTGCGCCGGTTGAGCGCCGTCACCGAGAAGGACCTGGAGCGGCTCGCACGCTACCGCGCCGCGTGGTCGCGGCTGCTGGAGACCTGACGACCCCTCGTTCGTGCAGGGGCGCGTGAAGTCGCCGCGGCGCCCCGTGAGCACGTGCAGCGAAGGCGGGCCCTGGAAACGCCACGGCCCGGCGCGCCACGAGGGCACACCGGGCCGAGGATGAGACGCCCGGAGGCGTCAGCGCACCGCGCGCCTTACGCCTTGGCGAGCTGGCGCAGCACGAACTGCAGGATGCCGCCGTGGCGGTAGTAGTCGAGCTCGTTCGGCGTGTCGATGCGGCACACGGCGGTGAACTCCTTGGTGCCGTTCGTGCCCGTGGCCTTCACCGTGAGCTTCTTCTGCGGGGCGAGGTTGTCCGCGATGCCGGTGATCTCGAACGTCTCGCGGCCCGTGAGGCCGAGCGACTGCGCGTCCTGCCCCGCCTCGAACTGGAGCGGGAGCACGCCCATGCCCACGAGGTTGGAGCGGTGGATGCGCTCGAAGCTCTTGGCGATGACCGCCTTGACGCCCAAGAGCTGCGTGCCCTTGGCGGCCCAGTCACGGCTGGAGCCCGTGCCGTACTCGGCGCCGGCCAGCACCACCAGCGCCTTGCCATCCGCCTGGTACTTCATGGAGGCGTCGTAGATGCTCATCTGCTCGCCGGTGGGGATGTGGACGGTGACGCCACCCTCCACGCCCGGGACGAGCAGGTTCTTCAGGCGGATGTTGGCGAAGGTGCCGCGCACCATCACCTCGTGGTTGCCGCGGCGCGCGCCGTAGGAGTTGAAGTCCTTGGGCTCCACGCCCTCGGCCATCAGGTACTTGGCCGCGGGGCTCGCCTTGGCGATGTTGCCGGCGGGCGAGATGTGGTCCGTCGTCACGGAGTCACCCAGGAGCGCCAGCACCTGCGCGCCCTTGATGTCCTGCGTGGCCTTGGGCTCCTTCGGGAGGTTCTCGAAGAAGGGCGGCTTGCGCACATAGGTGGACTTGGGCTCCCACTGGAACGTGGAGCCCTTGCTCACCTGGAGCTGCTTCCAGAGCGTGTCGCCCTCCATCGCGTTGGCGTACTGGTGGCGGAACTGCTCGGGCTTCACGGCGGACTTGATGGCCGCGCGGATCTCCTCGTCCTTCGGCCAGATGTCCTTGAGGAACACGGGGCGGCCGTTCGGGTCGATGCCCAGGGGCTGCGTGTCCAGGTCCAGCCCCACCTCACCGGCCAGCGCGTAGGCCACCACCAGCGGCGGGCTGGCCAGGTAGTTCATGCGCACGTGCGGGTTGATGCGGCCCTCGAAGTTGCGATTGCCGGAGAGCACCGCGGCCACCACGAGGTCGCCCTCGGTGACGGCGTTGGACACCGTCTCGGGCAGCGGGCCCGAGTTGCCGATG contains:
- a CDS encoding pilus assembly protein PilY yields the protein MKVLLSALSALAVILLAPPAHALDPAACTLQSTSRLDGLLNPARGSDERFFTAPSGPPNILIILDTSGSMAQWPIAWKNDDTYTYNKSSGGTDPGCRQENINALNYDASVTYPRMWTALNTKTSNWFEPTSFYRFDGTGSAGQVSFGMNNNPMRFDLPPTGTTINTNIDSACNDVTGNTASALSACRACLQTRGYFQYKTDRRLATGNFLNFYSPRGHSAVNVISQVINDSPNARFGIMTFSAGSGATGTVKWSGWDVVRFAPFGPSCTDSTSLVARTSYRGNLLTKMNAGLRFNTATPLTQVLWGASYYMRSSASGTDPFPGWFSSYPADTGFNDSSPAGQSSICFTCGFNSIILLTDGEPNEPSDDSAQPPSTIRDLDVPCVNCSAAAQGDKSGGDKSHIHRIAKWMATHDMRPELDGVQPVATYTVGFALTNTQALNLLRTTAQAGTGKFYAATNSSQLKTALQSIVDDVQSRNISFASAAISSFQTGNSTLSALMPRLAPGQSNAAWKGDLWRFNQFNEFVQDVDKNGDGDKADIFVVDQDNDVVVEDNNGAFVKDGGSTPARQYWEARRGLLARTTDSRKIYTVTDSNHDGRITSDDAVIEFSKANAATLQDYLGVLGTGICPKLLAASPLDIDDGSLLGSLKLSRADAATAVGLTVPSVIDQAWLDSLCVRTLIEYVRGRDLADEDEDNNRTEPRISVLGDIFHSSPVVVDPPVDKFICDLGLHNQCARTLYSQQLGVVATPLENESISRCGNTLTVDAYDAFLNRYRLRDKLVLVGANDGMLHAFRDSTASETCVSGLPMVSYTPSTGDEVWAFIPPDLLSRLHELASGHNYYVDGDIMVRDIWADGSGGTPSDSKKQSNEFHTLAILSEGRGGVHYLALELTADATNQFQAPKLRWMYPQPDSAEAALFGKTLFALSPKPPPVGPLLVAGTSSDPTRYGTSAQERWMVALSGGWSPSQEKGRGVYMVDAWEPQVNGRGDNLWWKFEFNPNATGQQASPSRALTDGVVAPVALVDFGAKGRVEADGFFDTAVFGDMRGQLWVARMSTVGVVDTTTKLIGNWSAARAFQQDRDATGGGGGNSIRNVSPFFYVPSIGIQADEGVMRALVGTGDRYSLLDANAGGCRFDNPQACAKYQCTQVETDYAVNRKGLNVLHSRHLWQSGELNTADLSVGSSSQPDCGNPGDTVVTASFTKEQVLGCPGGPAGGYVNLRPKSAACGRTPEGFFRCEVTSTSDTMYSDLDLTIPGAALTGLGKNRFYGVRVYGGPNQTFEENLTTYSAGGPLTASAFDDRRLTDRNSASPTAGDLVDVTNTTCAVTGACTGSMATRSGAGWFLEYTDGLSHKTAGGASTVASCTLWNSLYPSNDSAVCSNSSAKSRFFQADFITGAPNCAASFKQSGGYVRYQERSVLAPPPEPATAVMVSPGGKVKYSTVLQEPGKKQATTVDVSQSSDVLQNIYELPLTRDQHECRHVDPARCAAAP
- a CDS encoding GTP pyrophosphokinase, with protein sequence MPTLEDAISLATAAHRGQRDKAGQPYILHPLRVMFRVHSDLERTVAVLHDVVEDTPYTPEKLRELGYGEDVLSALDCLTRRKSESYEAFIERLRPHPLARRVKLADLEDNMDVRRLSAVTEKDLERLARYRAAWSRLLET